The DNA segment ATGCTGCCACGCGTCTTTTAGGTCGTTTTGTGAAACTAGGCAGCCATCTGCCAAGTAAGGTGTCTTCCAAAATTTGAAAATATTCTTTAATGGTCAGGCTGGAAACGCCGCAATCACGGGCTATTGTGGAGAAGTTTACCGATTCTGTATCTGAGAGGGCCGACATGTTAAGAAAATTGGAGAAAACGGGTAAGTTGCGCACCAATCCTTCTGCCGCGATTTCTTCCTTAAGATAATTTGCAACGTAGGCATTGAGCAGTCTTTGCGGTTGAGGCGCATGATAGATGCGGGGAAGATAGCCTTGGTTAAGGATTTTAATAAGATCGAAGTCACGCTTGATCTCTTCGTGAATAAGACCAAACATTTCATAGCGAATTGCTCGGCCACCCAAGAGATTGCCATGACCTTTTTTAACTTTTCGGGCACTCGATCCGCAAAGAGCAAAATGCATATTTCGATTTTCATGCAGCCAGTGAACTTCATCAAGAAGAGCCGGTATTTTCTGGACTTCGTCAATGACCACAAAGGGCATTTCTCCATCACGAGGTAATTCCTGACGGAGCAACTCTGGATTGCTGAGATAACGGCGGAATTCGTCTGCTTTTAATAAGTCAATCCAGACTGCATCCGGATACGTACTTCGCAGGAGCGTCGATTTTCCAGTCTGGCGAGGACCCCATAAGAAAAAAGTTTCCTCTCCTGGCGGAGGTAGCTTTAGTTTTCGTGTAATCATTGGAGGTCATTTTGATGATAAATTAAAGTTAAGATTTATAATAACATGAAATATTAAAGTATCAATATTCTTTTTCCTGCACAACTTCCGTTACGCACTGGCAGTATAAACCCTCGCCCACCCAAAAAAAGAGGTTTTATCTTACATTACTGTCGCAAACGGCTGGCTGAATTGATATGGCAAGTCAAATTCCATTGCA comes from the Desulfobulbaceae bacterium genome and includes:
- a CDS encoding ATP-binding protein; translated protein: MITRKLKLPPPGEETFFLWGPRQTGKSTLLRSTYPDAVWIDLLKADEFRRYLSNPELLRQELPRDGEMPFVVIDEVQKIPALLDEVHWLHENRNMHFALCGSSARKVKKGHGNLLGGRAIRYEMFGLIHEEIKRDFDLIKILNQGYLPRIYHAPQPQRLLNAYVANYLKEEIAAEGLVRNLPVFSNFLNMSALSDTESVNFSTIARDCGVSSLTIKEYFQILEDTLLGRWLPSFTKRPKRRVAASPKFYFSDVGVVNFLAKRGAIEQGSELFGKAFENWCFHELNAYNAYSEIFAEFSYWKLAGGTEVDFIINDMDIAIEAKSTKNITTNHLKGLRSLKADHPDIKRRIIVCCETKYRVTDDDIEIIPAQKFTEMLWEKNIF